The Brasilonema sennae CENA114 genome includes a region encoding these proteins:
- a CDS encoding dihydroorotase, whose product MSSPTSLLIRRARIVLPNGESVVGDVLTSHRTVVEVAPEISTTTPTIEIDAQGLTLLPGVIDPQVHFREPGLEHKEDLFTASCACAKGGVTSFLEMPNTRPLTITQQALDDKLQRASQKCLVNYGFFIGATTDNLPDLLLAKPACGIKIFMGSMHGQLLVDQDAALEAIFSKGERLIAVHAEDQARINERRKEFAGTHDPAVHSQIQDNQAALLATEQALRLSKKYQRRLHILHMSTAEEANLLREDKPSWVTAEVTPQHLLLNTTAYDKIGTLAQMNPPLRSPHDNQVLWQALRDGVIDFIATDHAPHTIDEKAQEYPNAPSGMPGVETSLPLMLTAAMQGQCTVAQVVHWMSQAVAKAYGIPNKGAIAPGFDADLVLVDLDTYRPVLREELLTKCGWSPFEGWNLTGWPVLTIVGGQIVYEKGKVDTKVRGQALTFNH is encoded by the coding sequence ATGTCATCTCCTACCAGTTTGCTGATTCGTCGCGCTCGAATAGTTTTACCCAATGGTGAATCGGTTGTTGGGGATGTGCTGACAAGCCATCGCACAGTAGTCGAAGTTGCACCAGAAATTTCCACCACAACGCCAACTATAGAAATTGACGCACAAGGGTTAACTTTGTTGCCAGGAGTAATTGATCCACAAGTCCATTTTCGCGAACCAGGGCTGGAACATAAGGAAGACTTATTTACCGCGAGTTGTGCTTGTGCCAAAGGGGGAGTCACTTCCTTTTTGGAAATGCCGAATACACGTCCTTTAACAATTACTCAGCAAGCTCTTGATGATAAGCTACAACGAGCCTCACAAAAGTGCTTGGTTAATTATGGCTTTTTTATTGGGGCAACGACAGACAACTTGCCTGATTTGCTTTTGGCAAAGCCAGCTTGTGGAATCAAGATTTTCATGGGTTCAATGCATGGACAATTACTAGTTGATCAAGACGCTGCACTGGAAGCTATATTTTCTAAAGGCGAACGTTTGATTGCTGTTCATGCTGAAGACCAAGCCAGAATTAATGAACGTCGCAAGGAATTCGCTGGAACTCATGATCCAGCCGTTCATTCCCAAATTCAAGATAATCAAGCAGCGCTACTAGCAACTGAGCAAGCATTAAGACTTTCTAAAAAATATCAACGTCGTTTGCATATTCTGCATATGTCAACTGCAGAAGAAGCAAACTTGTTGCGTGAGGATAAACCAAGTTGGGTGACAGCAGAAGTGACACCCCAGCATTTGTTGCTTAATACCACTGCGTATGACAAGATTGGTACCTTGGCGCAGATGAATCCGCCTTTGCGATCGCCCCACGATAATCAAGTCCTTTGGCAAGCTTTGCGTGATGGCGTGATTGATTTTATTGCCACAGATCATGCACCTCATACAATAGATGAGAAAGCTCAAGAGTATCCAAACGCTCCCTCTGGGATGCCTGGTGTAGAAACTTCTCTACCTTTGATGTTAACCGCTGCAATGCAAGGACAGTGTACCGTAGCTCAAGTTGTTCACTGGATGTCACAAGCGGTAGCCAAGGCATATGGTATTCCAAATAAGGGGGCGATCGCTCCTGGTTTTGATGCCGATTTAGTTCTTGTAGACTTGGACACTTATCGTCCTGTGTTACGCGAGGAATTATTGACCAAATGTGGTTGGAGTCCTTTTGAAGGCTGGAATTTAACTGGATGGCCTGTACTAACTATAGTAGGTGGTCAGATTGTATATGAAAAAGGCAAGGTAGATACAAAAGTGCGGGGTCAAGCTTTAACTTTTAATCATTAG
- the lepB gene encoding signal peptidase I, protein MSKNNSSHQAPNNSWLAELSRTVILSIVLALGIRTFVAEARWIPSGSMEPTLHGSPNQWEADKIIVDKLSYKVSSPKRGDIVVFSPTQELQREQYQDAFIKRVIGLPGEKIELRNGKVYINNKLLSEDKYLSPTQRTVVDVCTSGPQPSFLSQPVTIPPNSYLVLGDNRNSSYDSRCWGLVPRENIIGRAIVRFWPLSQVGGIDKTPLYP, encoded by the coding sequence GTGTCTAAAAATAACTCTAGTCACCAAGCACCCAATAATTCTTGGCTCGCAGAACTTAGTAGGACAGTGATCTTAAGCATAGTCCTAGCCTTAGGAATTCGCACATTTGTTGCCGAAGCTCGTTGGATTCCTTCTGGTTCAATGGAACCAACCTTGCATGGATCTCCAAATCAGTGGGAGGCAGATAAGATTATTGTCGATAAATTAAGTTATAAAGTCTCTAGTCCAAAACGAGGTGACATTGTAGTATTTTCTCCTACGCAAGAACTACAAAGAGAACAGTACCAAGATGCCTTTATTAAGCGTGTCATTGGCTTACCGGGAGAAAAGATTGAACTCAGGAATGGTAAAGTTTATATAAATAACAAACTTCTTTCAGAAGACAAGTATTTATCACCGACACAGCGTACAGTCGTTGATGTTTGTACATCAGGCCCGCAACCGTCTTTCCTATCCCAACCAGTCACGATACCCCCGAACTCATACTTAGTGTTAGGCGATAACCGCAATAGTAGCTATGATAGCCGTTGCTGGGGTCTTGTTCCGCGTGAGAATATTATTGGACGTGCGATCGTTCGCTTTTGGCCTCTCAGTCAAGTTGGAGGAATAGATAAGACCCCACTGTATCCATAA
- a CDS encoding CCA tRNA nucleotidyltransferase — MNGSVPSLLSPENWPFSLEFLPQAAYIVGGAVRDAILGKTREYLDLDFVVPSDAVKVARKIATHYKAGFVLLDPQRQIARVVFPNATADFAQQEGECLETDLHRRDFTVNAIAYNPHTQEIIDPLQGYLDLQQRLLRMISPANLVDDPLRLMRAYRQAAQLGFTIEPNTEAEIRSLASHITIVAPERVRAELSYMLVNAKGTLWITKAWEHNLLVPFFKYATKESVSLLTVLDKVAFQLAQMWQQFGVELDQYIRDTVKTTWLGVAKLATLVNSEPKIAEIELMELTYSRAEIKAVSTALTVLPQLKKPLMSLREQYFFFQEAGSVFSASVVLALADGTSLEALTPLITRYLNPDDLVAYPIPLLSGRHIMLALNIPASPLVGKLLTEIAVAQIEGKISTAEQAIKFATRLLGND; from the coding sequence ATGAACGGTTCAGTTCCTTCTCTGCTGTCACCAGAAAATTGGCCATTTAGTTTGGAATTCTTGCCACAAGCAGCTTACATAGTAGGTGGTGCTGTGCGAGATGCTATTTTGGGAAAAACTCGCGAATATCTGGATCTAGATTTTGTTGTCCCATCAGACGCTGTAAAAGTAGCCCGCAAAATAGCGACACACTACAAAGCAGGCTTTGTTTTATTAGATCCACAAAGGCAAATTGCTCGTGTTGTGTTTCCTAACGCTACAGCAGACTTTGCTCAACAGGAGGGCGAATGCCTAGAAACAGACTTGCACAGGCGAGATTTCACAGTAAATGCGATCGCATATAATCCTCACACTCAAGAAATCATTGATCCCCTGCAAGGTTATCTAGATTTGCAACAGCGTCTTTTGCGAATGATATCACCTGCTAATTTAGTAGACGATCCATTACGATTAATGCGGGCATATCGGCAAGCAGCACAACTTGGTTTTACGATTGAGCCAAATACCGAAGCTGAAATTCGTTCTTTAGCATCACATATAACAATAGTTGCCCCCGAAAGAGTCCGGGCAGAATTAAGTTATATGCTAGTTAACGCTAAAGGAACTCTTTGGATTACAAAAGCATGGGAACATAATTTACTTGTCCCTTTCTTTAAATACGCGACAAAAGAAAGTGTAAGTTTATTAACAGTGCTTGACAAAGTTGCTTTCCAACTTGCCCAAATGTGGCAGCAGTTTGGGGTAGAACTTGATCAATACATACGGGATACAGTCAAAACCACTTGGTTGGGTGTTGCAAAACTTGCAACTCTAGTCAACTCAGAACCCAAAATAGCAGAAATAGAGTTGATGGAATTAACTTATAGCCGTGCTGAAATAAAAGCGGTAAGCACCGCTTTAACGGTCTTACCGCAATTAAAAAAGCCTCTAATGTCTTTACGAGAACAATATTTTTTCTTCCAAGAAGCGGGATCAGTTTTCTCTGCCAGTGTTGTTTTAGCACTAGCAGATGGAACATCGTTAGAGGCGCTTACACCATTAATCACCCGCTATCTTAACCCTGATGATCTGGTCGCTTATCCCATACCACTATTGAGTGGTAGACATATTATGTTAGCACTGAATATTCCAGCTTCGCCACTAGTTGGCAAACTTCTTACTGAAATTGCAGTAGCGCAGATTGAGGGCAAGATTTCCACAGCAGAACAAGCTATAAAGTTTGCTACTAGGTTGTTAGGTAATGATTGA
- a CDS encoding Ycf34 family protein, producing the protein MCVCVNCHYVDTCLTYHAVETQHQQPHLTEIPNFEPNEPSINVNIRTQEDMIEMEWDVVGCLSFKRETGKWSKLRPGELVPT; encoded by the coding sequence ATGTGTGTTTGTGTAAATTGCCACTATGTAGACACCTGTCTCACCTACCATGCGGTAGAAACTCAGCACCAACAACCCCACTTGACCGAAATACCAAATTTTGAGCCGAATGAACCTTCCATCAATGTCAATATCCGTACACAGGAAGATATGATTGAAATGGAATGGGACGTTGTAGGCTGTCTCAGTTTTAAGCGGGAAACGGGTAAGTGGTCGAAGTTGCGTCCTGGTGAGTTAGTACCAACCTGA
- the tsaB gene encoding tRNA (adenosine(37)-N6)-threonylcarbamoyltransferase complex dimerization subunit type 1 TsaB: MTTELQHLEPTKYGLALHTTTRELGLVISNFVGDIRSQVWYLDRELSSHLHQYLIEFIQPQTWANLAFLAVAKGPGGFTGTRIGVVTARTLGQQLGLPVFAISTLAAVAYSQVFHFCSVSMETEPGVRSQSDIAVEMPAQRGQVFGAIYQSTPNISGLTSLLPDTLMTPEVWQEKLATWNTTYQLIKAESGLGATVTSVLQLAYLDWQQGKCPNWSEALPFYGQHPVEM; this comes from the coding sequence TTGACCACTGAATTACAACATCTTGAACCAACAAAATACGGGCTGGCACTCCATACCACAACTCGTGAACTAGGTTTGGTAATAAGTAACTTTGTAGGAGACATACGTTCTCAAGTTTGGTATTTAGATCGTGAATTATCAAGTCATTTGCATCAATATTTAATTGAGTTTATCCAGCCCCAAACTTGGGCAAACTTGGCATTTCTTGCCGTCGCAAAAGGACCAGGAGGTTTTACTGGGACTCGTATTGGGGTTGTTACTGCCCGTACTTTGGGGCAACAGTTAGGTCTTCCTGTCTTTGCTATTTCTACTTTGGCAGCTGTAGCTTATTCACAAGTTTTTCACTTCTGTTCTGTGTCAATGGAAACCGAACCGGGGGTAAGATCACAAAGCGACATTGCTGTGGAAATGCCTGCTCAACGCGGTCAAGTTTTCGGTGCTATTTATCAATCGACACCAAATATTTCTGGACTTACCAGCTTATTGCCAGATACCCTCATGACACCTGAAGTCTGGCAAGAAAAATTAGCTACCTGGAATACCACTTATCAACTTATTAAAGCAGAATCCGGATTAGGAGCGACAGTCACAAGTGTATTGCAACTAGCATATTTAGATTGGCAACAAGGGAAATGTCCTAACTGGTCAGAAGCATTACCATTTTACGGTCAGCATCCTGTGGAAATGTAA